The Polypterus senegalus isolate Bchr_013 chromosome 1, ASM1683550v1, whole genome shotgun sequence genomic sequence gttaaatataaagcgcaattattattattattataggtggtgcagtggtagcgctgctgcctcgcagttaggagacccgggttcacttcccgggtcctccctgcttggagtttgcatgttctcctcgtgtctgcgtgggttttctccgggcactccggtttcctcccacagtccaaagacatgcaggttaggtggattgatgattctaaattggccctagtgtgtgcttggtgtgtgtgtgtgtcctgcggtgggttggcaccctgcccagggtttgtttcctaccttcgccctgggattggctccagcagacccccgtgaccctgtgctcggattcagcgggttggagaatggatggattattattattgtctgtctATGCATTTATTTGAAGAGCTTCTGAAAAAAAGCAGATTTCCCCCCTgggtacaaataaagttctatcttatCTAATGTAATCTTTGCCTGCTATTATATACCAATTTATaaaaaacattgtatttttttcttaagctTAGCAAATGCAGGTCTTGTTGCTAACACAAgcataaactttttaaaactaaTGCCATGGTGGTATGCAAAATTCAGCACTTATAATATAAGCAATTACAAAACAGTTGTTTGATTGCAGAGCACCTGTAAATGGCATTCACAACAGTAACACCACCTGAAGGTGACAGGTTACTTGAGTGCTTGTAAATCTGCCCTGAGGTAAGTCCTGCCTGGCACTTGATCTCGATGTACTGTACGTAGATTTGTATAATGTACAGATGGACATGTGTGTTTGTTGGTTTGCACTAAAATGATGAATCATAATCTTGAACCAGTATAGAACaggtatataaaaatgatttgaaatcgcaaaatattatttctattttctttttatctttatttagcatCAACAGTACATATCCGTGGAGAAAAAGGAAAAGCGGTGATACTTCCATGTGTTTTTCCAAGGGATACTCTACCAAAAGAAGTCAATGTGATCTGGAACAAACTGCCAGATACCAACGTTCACGTGTTCTCAAATGGGAAGGATGATCCTAATTTACAGAATTCTGCATTTGTGGACCGCACCACTTTATTCCGAGAAGAAATACACAAAGGAAATCTGTCTCTTCAGTTACTTGATATCCGTGAATCTGATAAAGGGGAATATAAATGTTTTGTGTCCCGCACAGCTTTATCAGAGAGAGTGACACTCACTGTTGACGGTGGGTGCTTTCCTTCATGTCTGCATGTATGATGaggtagattagattagattagatagatagatagatagatagatagatagatagatagatagatagatagaaagaaagatagatagatagatagatagatatgaaaggcactatatgatagatagatagatagatatgaaaggcactatatgatagatagatatgaaaggcactatatgatatatagaaCAAGCTTTATTTTTCCATAGtagtattttttttcccacagaagctcaataaaaaaataaatgtatattatattatattatccacccatccattatccaacccgctatatgctaacacagggtcacgggggtctgcttaagccaatcccagccaacacagggtgcaaggcaggaaacaaaccccgggcagtgtgccagcccaccacagggcatgcacaaacccacacaccaagcacacacacacacaatttaggttTGCCAATGCACCAAACATGCATggcattggactgtgggaggaaaccagagcacccggaggaaacccacgcaggtacggggagaacatgcaaactccacgcagggaggacccgtgaagtgaatatattataaaatattatagtatccatccatccattatccaacctgctatatccgaacatggggtcatgggggtctgccggagccaatcccagccagcacagggtgcaaggtaggaaacaaaccccgggtagggcaccagcccaccgcagattatattatattttattataaaataatcttgGGAAGAGACAAAACCTTTCTTCCggtgacgagacatgatcttttgaagagagacagagagacactttcacgtcccaggagacagtcaagtcacgtcatacttacaaccgttggaagcaagtcccatgagacagtgacttttgcaagtcacgccctacttacaaccattttcaaacaagacccacggtcatctaacctctcagttgttggaatgcttttggcagacacacatcctgtgctctcagctcttaaaaattgtatacgttctagatgacacatcaacgaataagtgaagaagaaagagcagcacatcGAAAAGAGACCcgaaagcgttggagagaaaataaTGCACAAAAGTAGAACgtagtaaagaattcaaaaacattggcgcgatacattTGCaaagcaagttagagataatgtaagtagaatttttgaaagtctaaaaaaaaggatagtgaagattgtattagcacaaacaaatggaaaatattactcggtgaaataatggaacagcaaaaagagatagtAGAGTGTCTGAGGATGTCTGgggaagaagagagacaaggcagtcagacaaaatgacagctgctgGTTAATTCTTTTAAACGTTCAAAAAGCCACACGAGaggcaacaacatttatttctatagcccattttcaaatgtagctcaaagtgctttacataatgaagaatagaaaaataaaagacacagtaagaaaataaaattaactcaacattaattaacatagaataagagtaaggtccaaaggccagggaggacagaaaaacaaaaaaaaaaactccagacggctggagaaaaaaataaaatctgcaggggttccaggccacgagaccacccagtcccctctgggcattctacctaacataaatgaaacagtcctccttggatttagggttctcatggaaggacctgatgatgatggtcacgtagacttctggcttttagtccatcagtgttgcagcatcatgaagctttgagtaggtggtggtggcgcaggccgtcaccacaaagaaaccgaaaaaaaagaaacagaagagagagttggggtcagtacggattttagagccaccatgaatagttattatgatgaattgaacatagagagtatcaggattaagttaaagtgaagttatgagaaggccatgttaaagtaatgtgttttcagcagtgttttaaactgctctactgtatcagcctggcgaattcctattgacaagctattccagattttaggtgcataacagcaaaaggccgcccgcctcaccacttcttttaagttttgttcttggagttctaaggagacactcatttgaggatctgaggttacgatttggaatataaggtgtcagacattccgatatatatgatggggcgagattatttaaggctttataaaccataagcagtattttaaagtcaatcctgaatgacacaggtaaccagtgtagtgacataaaaactggagaaatgtgtttggattttcttttcctagttaggattctagcaactGCATTCTCAACTCGTTGCAAACATGGCACAGCAGCCGCTAGCCAGctgctgatcaagcaaagaggaggtaaaaaaaaaaaacaatttgtttctcattgtatcaccgtttaaaagggggtttcgggGGAGTGACTGCATCTCAtttgggtgcgttcagcccctcccTTCACAACAGcgcattcaaaaatacgacacttaattttaatttttttttacattttgcctcctccaatcttgtaccagtttctcagatgcaacaattttttttgcagcaacacagttaccattttctttcacctcttttaaattaaaagcagcttcatattttattttgattgaacGCTTCAACGTAGATAAGGGattctcttacgataaaggtatatgaaggtgtgagatacacaaaacggtgcaaacgttgcttcggaatcaCGTAGGcacaccagagagagagagagagagagagagagagagagagagagagagagagagagagagagagagagagagagagagagagagagagagagagtgagagagagagagagagagagagagagagagagcaagtgagtgagagagagagagaaagagagagagagagagagagagagagagagagagagagagagagagagagagagagagagagagagagcacgtgctgatacagcgcattgccacacccacatagaagaaAAAGGCCATGTGCTCTGTGGTTTCTCTCTTAGGTGGGCATTGCatttcataatctcttggaccaaagGCATGAGATATCCgaattcaacttatatgactgacattataaaataccataaaattatactgtaaaggCAAATCCcaacttatccacaggagaacttatccacgagtatatatggtacttttCTGTGtcataaaagccaaattaaatctactgggattcaatgttgcataaccagaaaatttgaaattttccaacagggtgaatacttttttttagATACCATTTCCTATGCATACAgatgtggacaaaattgttggaaCCCGCTTtgtgaaataacttgaaactgacaaaaagccattagcacccatcattgtttactCCATCTTCAACAAAAATCAGAATtggctttagagttttgattcaatgTTAACATTTCAAATTAGAACACAAACCTGACGTGAACACAAAGGGACCTTTAAGCTATTATTGTGTTGCACAACCTTTCGAGTTTACAATCCCTGCACacaagcgattcctggagctctccgtgagacttctgcacctgtccactGATCGTTTGGCACACTTATCCCGAGCAGACTGCTCCAGCTAGATCAGGTCtgaaggggtcttctccagactccatgtgtcagttctttccatagatgttcaatgggattcaaattgGAGCTCCCAGAAGGCCAATGTTCTGTCCTAGGCCATTTTTGGTTACTTTTCGTGGTGGATcttggctccttatcctgttggagaATTTATGACGTGTGACTGAGACAGAACTTTCTGACACTGGGTAGTGCATTTCGCTCCAAGATTGTCTTGATAGTGTTGGGATTTCCATATTTCCTGCAAAAACTTGAGTCTCACAGCAAAGCAGCTCCAAACAATCACTgaacctcctccatgtttcacagtaggtctgTTAACTTGCCATTTCAATATTAATTTTAAGATGTGTGTTgcaattactgtctgcattgggtggccCATAACACACTACTAAAATAAGACCTCGTTCCCTAATGCTTTTTAGGCGAGGCCAGATGTCCTCATTAAGATGGGGCTCAcggtccaactgaagaggacttgcattttgATAGATAGATCTATCGATCAATCTTTCTTGTCATTGttacttttacaaaggaacaacgaaattgaaggtgcagtcgactcagtgtgaggcataagagataaaaagaagagagaaaataataaaaaaaaggaatagtaataaaagtactttataaaatatacaaattgcacttgttgacttaaggtctgtattgcacatttagttttatttgagTTCAGGGCCGTGATTGCTTTTGGattaaagctgtttttaaggcagtttctcctggttttcattgctctgtatctcatACCCAATGGCAAAAGCTGGtagaggcaatgaccgggatgtgatgaatcctgtgaaatgtctattgcttttttgtgaCATCAGGAGGTGTAGATCCGTTCCAGAGTGaggagggtacaaccaattgttctctccgctgtcctgatgaccctgtggagctctttcctttctgaggaagtgtaGCTGCTGTCCCACACACATAGTCCGTACATGAGCACACTCtcaatggaacagtgataaaaggcaaggagcagatttttggggagatggttctgtctgaggattctcagaaaataaagTCTCTGCTGCACCTttttcagcagctccttggtgttggtgctccaggtcaggtcatcctccagcttaATGTCCAAAACCCTGAACATCGGAACCCTTTCCACACAGGCCCCGCCAATGATGAGTGGCgttatgtcagttttgttttttctaaagtcaataacaagctcctttgtttttgtggtgttgaggagcaggttattgactgcgcaccactctgacagccgctccacctcgtccctgtataccagctcaccctccttgcctGAGATGAGTCCGACCAACGTTATGTCATCCGCGAACTTTATGATCTTGCtgctatggtgagtggggacacagtcataagtgtagagggtgtagaggagtgggctgagcacacaacccagCGGCGTCCCGGTATTGAGGCTGAGAGCAGTAGATGTGTGGagacccagcctgaccctctgggaACGACCAAACAGGACGTCCAGTATCCAATTACAGTtgagtgatggaagtcccagatctgccagtttggacaccagttGTTGTGGGAGGATAGTGTTAAAACGGCaagctgaagtccacaaagagCAGTCTGACGTAACTCCCCAGCTActccaggtgggtcagggcagcatgaagggctgAGGCCACAGTGTCTTCCgtggatctctttgctttgttAGCAAATTAAAATGGGTCCAGGTCTACTGGCAGAAAGGCAAAGACATGActccgcaccagtttctcaaagcacttcataatgccagatgtgagtgccactgggcggaaattctgtttgacataaacagcaacttcatctccttttctgttctgtctatcctttctAAAATGTCTGTTATACTCATCTCCATCTTTgatatttagccaggtttccgttattgctataatttcATTATTACACTCTGCCTTATACAACTCCAcatcacttaccttatttttgatacttctagcattaaggtgagccatttttaatgtgttattccttcaacatttaaatgttgagttagaatttacattactatgcatttttatttctacaccgttCCTTGTTCTTTCATGTATAGTTCTAAACCcagcctgtcctaaactccctctCCCcgccattccctagtttaaacaatccacAACTAATCTCCTCATACAGTACgcttccccaatacattggtgcccctccagttcagatgtaacccatcatggcagaacaggtcccatctgttttGAAAGGAGTCCCAGTGCCCCATAAACCTACCtgtatacccttctaccctgcaccaagatttgagccacgtgttaagccttctaatctcctcaatcgtACCTGGACTGGCATGTGTTGTGGTAATGCAGGTCTCCCACTACTCTAACTTTCCTCCTACTAACTTGCTATGTCATAATATTATAAAGTTGTACATTGATACTGATCCACACTGGGGGACCCATAACACTGTCCCAATGTCAGACCTCTGTcgttcccccttttttttttaatccctgcCAAGGCGTATGTGCCCTGGAGTGATCTTGATACCCAGAAAGACATCAAGGAAATTCAGATAAATGATAGGAAGGGCGATTTCATAAATAGCATCCAGTCATGTGAAAAATTAAGTACATctcatgaattttttttcttttaaatatatctgGTCATATCAAGACCTGATCTTCAATGAAACAGTATTTATAAGTAAAAGTGATATAAATGAAAGAACACATTGAACATTTGACTTTGCACTATTTTATTCGATGAAAAATGAACAAGTATGTCAATGATACCTGTGATTACATTAAATTCAACCTTCGCTCTAATGTCAGGTGTTATTGGTCTCTGGCATTCACTGGGAGAAAGTTTCCCCCACTCCCCCATGCAGCTGTGAGATGTTTAAAGTGTCTTGCATGCACAGCCATTTCAATCCCCCGGCACAGACTTATCtcaatctggactttgacttggccattcagaAACCCTTCATTTATCTTTTCAGCTATGTTTTGGTGGCTTTACTggtatgcttagggtcattgtcattttGAAAGGTCCATTTTTGGTTGAATTTCAATtttctgacagatggtctcacattatTCTCAAGCACCCTgtggtacaatgaagaattccaTGATGCTCTCCAGACCCTGATGTAGCAGATCACCTCCCAGCCAGAACATTTCCATCAGCATGCTCTATACCTGTCATCAGGTTCCTCTGGCCAAATGCTGTCTATGGTTTTCACCAAACATGTCTACTGCTACTTTGGGCAAATATCTCTCTTTGCCTCATCTGTCtaagagcacattgttccagaagttcTGGTCTTTGCATAAATGTTCATGGGCAAACTTTAGTCagtccctgctgttctttctggacagcaaagGTATGCTACCTGGCAGACCTCCCAAGTAAATTTAATTTgtgcagcctctttctaatggtagattCATATACTTTGACACCAACAGTGGCAAAAGCTACCAGATGGTCGCATGATAAAATGCTGGGGTTGTTAGGGACTTTTAtcatcttgtgttctgctcttgGGATGAACTTGCTAGTGTGGCCTGGCCTGGACAACttagcagttgtttgaaatcttctccacttaAGGGAGACCTTCCATACAGTGCAATGGCTGATTTCCAATTGTTTTTCAATCTCTTGATAGAGAGTCATCTAGAACCTTCTTTTTGAAAGGCCACAGAGAGCTCTTTCGATGTCAGCAGGGCGAAAACACAAActtcaacaacaaaaacacaccaaAGTAAATGTCAAGAGACCGTTTAAATAAAACAGGATCGGATAAGATCCTCCCTAGTGATGTCCTAGTCATTTGCATCTGATCCTAATTTGAGGTAACCGAGGTAGGGATAAATAGTGCGATGCAGTTAccttttacacatttatttaaataacataatGTAGATAATTGTCCAcatttgttaaataaacaaaaaacaagggGTGTATATACTTTTTCACATTCCAATAAGGTACATAGAGGATGTAAAATCCATGCTGTACTGGTCCTATCTTTGCTCTCTCCAGGGCTATCTATTTGAATCTATAATCATATAAATAACAGCTTGATACCAATTCCACCTACATTCTAGTACTTTCTTAAACAACTCTCCCAATTTTGTTGTACCTtttattgtctcatttcttattctgtcctttattattattattattattattattattattattattattattatagtggaACCTCATTTCACAACTattattcattccaaaactctagttgtaaaccgatttggtcttgaaccgaagtaatttcgcCCAtggaattgtatgtaaatacaattaatctgttctagACCGTatgaactatatgtaaatatattttttttaaagatttttaagcacaaatataggtaattataccatagaatgcacagtgaactaaatgtaaaaacattgaataacactgagaaaaccttgaacaacagagaaaactaacactgcaagagttctcACTGTAGCGctacgaactgctcgctaaaaacactttttttaaagagttttaagcacagggaaaaaatgaacatatgaaaaatccataatttaattaaccacaaagaaaagtaacattgcaataatTCACACTATGAAccaatcactgtaaacagaagtgaagtggaggttaaaatccaatagaaaaaagtctaaattaaatacaacgaggttaaaacaatgctcgaatcagtctctttaaaaacaagcctggttcaattttttaactgccttctcggccttatgtgtCCAGCCATCTCTCTGTCCCGCTCGCTcacagtgtgtgtgtctctctctctctctctctccctccctccctctcccgcgtgtgtctctttcttgctccctgcacagggagagactgaacatgtgcggaaatcatcggtgcgtacaaaccgaaagggaaactggtttgttcatataccgagtgtgtggtagTGAACAGACGCTGAAgtctggcaaactttttggtcataaacagatttgtacgtgttccgagacgttcgtgaacagaggttccactgtattattattattacatttacatttattttcttggcaGACTCTTTTGGTCAAAGCAACTTTCAAAAGAGGTAAAgataattgagtaacattaaaCTCAGGCCTGTTTGTTCACCATGTGTAATAAGGACAGGTAAccaaagttgattgccacaataCATTTACAATCTTAGgttacaatcaataaagcaattaaacttaattaaacaataaatcaacCAACAGCATAAAAGATCACttagcaacattttttttcagatcaGTCAGGTAGACTCAGAACAGATGTGTCTTCAgtcgcttcttaaatacattgagagaGTCtgcagttcagatggaggtgagCGTCTTGTTCCATCAACTCAGAACCACACAGGAAAAAAGTcaggattgagacttgataccatgcagaggtgaCATCAGTAGACGCTGCTCCCTGGCAGATctgagtgggcgagaaggagTGCAGgacttcaccagtgtctccatacaCACAGGTGCTGACCCCCTGACTGCTCTGTAGATAAGCATCAAGGacttgaacttaatgtgtgctgctacagggagccaaagtAGTGACCTGAAGAAAGGAGTGATGTGTGCCCCCCTCGGCTGGTTAAATAGAAGACAGGccactgcattctggaccatctgcagtggcttgatagcacatgtgggtggtcctgccagaagtgagttgcagtagtccagacacaaTAAGACCAGAGCCTGGACCAGAACTTGTGCTGCATATTCTGTAGTGacaggagaggttaggagcgggCCTTGATAcaacacattgctgcacccaccaaatgacaaaccaactcaggatcccagattaggactcaagtgtagccatgcaacgggtgacaccttagcaccacactagttcaggtggaatggaaccagtgtgagtttttttatggtggctggagtgccaattctgccaccaacccccaggttttttcccTTCACGTTAAAGGGCCTACATGGAGGGCTGGAtggagattaacgtcatacccaggacaaagcaattgcaggttaaagggcccaacagagttgagtcacttttggcgtttacaggattcgaaccggcaaccttccgattgccagtgcagatcagagccaccactccacccaaatattctgtaataataatgataataataatattgtggtGAAAGCTCAGCTTTAGTATAAGAAGACTACAAAACTCATTATGAGTGCTAATTTGTGGTAAAGGTGCTGTAAAATTGGGACGTCATTCATTGTCAGACATGAGACGTGAACTCCTACTTGTAGCTGGGAGTGCGTGACTTCATGACTACTTCTCATATCCCATTCTGTTGTGGGACAAActcttatcctagtcagacttcTCCAGCAATTCCAAGGAATAATTTTCAGATGCTTAATACATATGCACTCTGCTTTCTGGTATCCtttctaaaatgttaaaatgacttATCTTTCCTTTCACCATCCACCATGGTCTTAAACTTGTTCTAGTTCACAATCACAGACCCCCTTCCCCGTGTACTCATAATCTTAAACATTCAATGTCCCTCATGCACGGACTGCAAGGAACACCTAAACTGGAAAGATTAAAaccagtggatggccttgcagaATTCAGAATTCTAAATGAGTCTTAGAAGAGTACCCAGTAAAAATGAattcatatataaaaaataaaaatgcacacaggTGTGAAACGCACAATAAGTCATTTCACAACCAGAAAGAATGACGTCAGCAGCAGCCCACACCCCATACCTCTCTGTCCTTCAGTAAAGTTGGGATCTCAGACGGCATTTTTACACTCTTTAAAGTGCTCGTAAATACAAATTAGCAATTAATTTTATGAAAACAAATTATGTATGGTTTTATTTCTGGATTTAATATCAAATGGTTGGAAATTAATCATTAtagaatttcattttcattgtgatGTTTTCATATTTGTGGTTTGGGCATTTGACATTGAATATGGTTTAGAGGTCTTCTTATGCTCACTTTAGTAAAGATCTGAATTTTTTGAAAGTCAGTTGAATTAAgtgaaatttttgtgtttttcaaaattcacggtacattatacatttttaatttttgtttgctttacagaACCAGTGGTTACTAAAGAGAAATCATCTAATAGCCGCAGCCCAGCACTTCATCTACAGATGTGTCTCCTGCTTCTCACACCTCTATTTAACCTGACCTAAGTGAACCCGTCCACGActttcaacaaggtgctaaaatttattacaaaggaattgttaaaaatgatgtattaactttaataaataggacatacagtggtgtgtgaaagtagggatctgcactggcaatcggaaggttgccggttggaatcccataaatgccaacaGGGACTCtggtctgttgggcccttaacctgcaattgctgagcgctttgagtagtgagaaaagcgctttataaatgcaaagaattaagtaTTAAAGCCCCTTGAAATTCATCCTAATTTTTTGGCATGACAAAAGACTTGTACACATTGTTGCAGGTGGCTGGGGTAATGGGGATGCCCTGGAGGACCGaaagagggcttgtgccttccccagaccatgtgggggcgaccaccctggtaccaatggggaccacgggtacagagctttgatactcaaccctgtaggggcccgtggtcaccaccaagaggcaccccaatgccttgggagtcctggacctcagcatttccgccacacccggaagtgctggggggaagagaagcggggacacccggagtgcttccggctgcacaaccggcacttccgccacactgggcagtgccggtggaagattgctgggaagcacctggagcacatccgggtgattataaaaggggccgcctccctccattcattggCTGGAATCGGGAgtggagaaggacggagctcgggaggagagacCAGGAGGTGGCCTGAGGAGAAAGGCTTTTGTGTTGTGGCCAGCACTTTGGGGACGTTTGGGGTTTTGAGGTGCACTTAGCTGTAAatatgactgtaaataaacgtgtgtcggGTGACttcaacgtgtccgcctgtcggTGTCCGGGCTGGCTTCCACAACGTATTTATTCATCTTGAATGGTTTCCCAGCAGACATTCACATGGTGGCCTCCTGTTAACACTCAATTAAACACCACATTAGCCCAATTTGGGGGCTGTTACAGGGGGCCGCAGCAAACATTCACATAGTGGTGCCCTGTGGGCAGACCATGGGCAGTGTGGGCTCAGGAAACCCCAATTAAATACCACAATGGCCCAATATGGAGGCTGCTACTGGGGGCCTGTTAGTAAAGGTCCCCTAGTGACCCAAAATGAATTAAGTTCAGTAAGCCCCTCACTAGCCCACTGATGTGTTGGTAACGCTGGCCAATGTCATCTCTAGTTTATAGTCTCCCACTTTTATTGATAAATAACACAGTGAATGAGTAGTTTTGGTGTGTTTTAGATTTCAGTTGCAGAAGTCTAAATAATAATTTGAACAACTTTAAAAAGTATCGTTTGTATTTTGGCTAAAACTGCACAATTTTTTAGATATTatcag encodes the following:
- the LOC120514923 gene encoding CD276 antigen homolog, with the translated sequence MRLLTSAQRVRCLKFRILLILSSVHASTVHIRGEKGKAVILPCVFPRDTLPKEVNVIWNKLPDTNVHVFSNGKDDPNLQNSAFVDRTTLFREEIHKGNLSLQLLDIRESDKGEYKCFVSRTALSERVTLTVDEPVVTKEKSSNSRSPALHLQMCLLLLTPLFNLT